In one window of Meiothermus sp. DNA:
- the obgE gene encoding GTPase ObgE, whose protein sequence is MFRDILEISVAAGRGGDGCISFWREKYIAKGGPDGGDGGDGGSIILRALGQVDSLSNLSKRVYKAENGQHGMGKGLFGKSGKDLVIEVPRGTRVYDAETGELLADLIEEGQTFVAAKGGKGGWGNPRFVTPTRQAPRFAEAGEEGEKRKLRLELMLLADVGLVGYPNAGKSSLLAALTHAHPKIASYPFTTLSPNLGVIERDLERITMADIPGIIEGAAQGRGLGLEFLRHIARTRVLLYVLDGADQPVQTLQTLQAELRSYDPELLTRQALIALNKTDLLTPAELQALVAELSQTGLPVIPTSTQTRQGLTELVEALFALVQAAPKPKMEQPRPKPEAADYIQVTQVEEGVFELEAPQVQRHLDRLKGDPMDAAGYLQELFKRYRVEQALKAHGVRAGDTVRFGKHEFEYIPEVR, encoded by the coding sequence ATGTTCAGAGATATCCTCGAGATTAGCGTGGCCGCCGGACGTGGGGGCGACGGTTGTATTAGCTTCTGGCGTGAAAAATACATCGCCAAGGGCGGCCCCGACGGCGGCGATGGCGGCGACGGGGGCTCCATCATCCTGCGGGCGCTGGGGCAGGTGGACTCGCTCTCAAACCTCTCCAAGCGGGTCTACAAGGCCGAAAACGGCCAGCACGGCATGGGTAAGGGGCTCTTTGGCAAGTCGGGCAAAGACCTGGTGATCGAGGTGCCCCGGGGAACGCGGGTCTACGACGCCGAGACTGGCGAACTTCTGGCCGACCTGATCGAGGAAGGTCAGACCTTTGTGGCGGCCAAAGGGGGCAAAGGCGGCTGGGGCAACCCCCGGTTCGTAACCCCCACCCGTCAGGCCCCCCGCTTTGCCGAGGCGGGCGAGGAAGGAGAGAAGCGCAAACTGCGCCTCGAGCTGATGCTTTTAGCCGATGTGGGCCTGGTGGGCTACCCCAACGCCGGCAAGAGCAGCCTGCTGGCCGCTTTGACCCATGCCCACCCCAAAATTGCCAGCTACCCCTTTACCACCCTTTCGCCCAACCTGGGCGTAATTGAACGTGACCTCGAGCGCATCACCATGGCCGACATTCCCGGCATCATCGAGGGGGCGGCCCAGGGCAGGGGCCTGGGGCTGGAGTTTCTGCGGCACATTGCCCGGACTCGAGTTTTGCTCTATGTGCTCGATGGCGCCGACCAGCCGGTGCAAACCCTGCAAACCCTTCAGGCCGAACTGCGTTCCTACGACCCCGAGCTGCTCACCCGCCAGGCCCTGATTGCCCTCAACAAAACTGACCTGCTGACCCCAGCCGAGCTACAGGCCCTGGTGGCCGAGCTAAGCCAGACCGGCCTGCCGGTCATCCCCACCTCCACCCAGACCCGCCAGGGGCTAACCGAGCTGGTAGAGGCCCTGTTTGCCCTGGTGCAGGCTGCGCCCAAGCCCAAAATGGAACAACCCAGGCCCAAACCCGAGGCCGCCGACTACATCCAGGTAACCCAGGTGGAGGAGGGGGTGTTTGAGCTCGAGGCCCCTCAGGTACAGCGGCACCTAGACCGACTCAAGGGCGACCCGATGGACGCCGCCGGCTACCTGCAGGAGCTGTTCAAGCGCTACCGGGTCGAACAGGCCCTCAAGGCCCATGGGGTGCGGGCGGGCGACACCGTTCGCTTTGGAAAGCACGAATTCGAGTACATTCCCGAAGTCAGGTAG
- a CDS encoding M28 family metallopeptidase, with amino-acid sequence MRKLWEAICALPHRGSATALEAQMAQQLKDYLARLGADISLEVQTFQAPRSYGPELILISLLLAVGSLGGLWWLALLGTYGFWAHFSGWWVPWRRFFDRYPSQNVLAQTGQGHKTLVLMAHFDTAKSFFLYHPKQVRFFRRNFLINAVLATALPFGALVPVVSQLLGLYFLVQAALLTLREFREPYVNGANDNATGVAVAVALFKELTKDPLPDYRVILALTGSEEVGAKGAEHLARSGRVPPDALVLNIDNVGKGELFYATGEGMLVYHAYLGVLLEQARTIPGAQPLAYRLAFFDTRPFAARNIPCLTLIRLENGTPPHWHWPSDRPDGVDWGAVEETLNYARTLVRQLA; translated from the coding sequence GTGCGAAAACTCTGGGAAGCTATTTGCGCCTTGCCGCACCGGGGGAGTGCAACGGCCCTCGAGGCCCAGATGGCCCAGCAGCTCAAAGATTACCTGGCCCGTCTGGGAGCGGATATCTCGCTTGAAGTCCAGACCTTCCAGGCCCCCCGCAGCTATGGCCCCGAACTCATCCTGATTAGCCTTTTGCTGGCCGTGGGCAGTTTGGGGGGGCTTTGGTGGCTGGCACTGCTGGGAACCTATGGCTTCTGGGCGCATTTTTCGGGCTGGTGGGTACCGTGGCGGCGGTTCTTCGACCGCTACCCCTCGCAGAATGTGCTGGCCCAGACCGGTCAGGGCCACAAAACGCTGGTTTTGATGGCCCATTTCGATACGGCCAAGTCCTTTTTCCTCTACCACCCAAAGCAGGTTCGGTTTTTCCGGCGTAATTTTCTAATCAATGCAGTGCTGGCTACGGCGCTGCCCTTTGGCGCCCTGGTGCCGGTGGTATCGCAGTTGCTGGGCCTGTACTTTCTGGTGCAGGCCGCCCTCCTGACCTTGCGGGAGTTTCGTGAGCCCTATGTCAACGGGGCCAACGACAACGCGACCGGGGTGGCGGTAGCGGTGGCCCTGTTCAAGGAACTGACGAAAGATCCCCTGCCGGACTACCGGGTGATTCTGGCGCTTACCGGCAGCGAAGAAGTGGGGGCCAAGGGAGCTGAGCACCTGGCGCGTTCGGGACGGGTTCCACCCGATGCGCTGGTGCTCAACATCGACAATGTGGGCAAAGGCGAGCTGTTTTATGCCACCGGCGAGGGCATGCTGGTCTACCATGCTTACCTGGGGGTTCTGCTCGAGCAAGCCCGAACCATCCCGGGTGCGCAACCTCTGGCGTACCGCCTGGCCTTTTTCGATACCCGCCCCTTTGCGGCCCGAAACATTCCTTGCCTCACGCTCATTCGCCTGGAGAATGGCACACCCCCCCACTGGCACTGGCCTTCCGACCGCCCCGATGGGGTGGACTGGGGTGCGGTAGAAGAAACCCTGAACTACGCACGCACGCTGGTGCGCCAGCTGGCCTGA
- the rpmA gene encoding 50S ribosomal protein L27 — MAHKKGLGSTKNGRDSQAKRLGVKRFEGQVVKAGNVLVRQRGTKFRAGEGVGQGRDYTLFALVDGVVEFADKGRKGRFVRVKPIELARAGD; from the coding sequence ATGGCACACAAAAAAGGTCTGGGTTCAACCAAAAACGGGCGCGACAGCCAAGCCAAGCGCCTGGGGGTCAAGCGCTTTGAGGGCCAGGTAGTCAAGGCCGGCAACGTGCTCGTGCGCCAGCGCGGCACCAAGTTCCGCGCCGGCGAGGGGGTGGGCCAGGGCCGCGATTACACCCTGTTCGCCCTGGTAGACGGGGTGGTGGAGTTTGCCGACAAGGGCCGCAAGGGCCGCTTTGTGCGGGTCAAACCCATCGAGCTGGCCAGGGCCGGCGACTAA
- a CDS encoding type IV pilus twitching motility protein PilT has product MSTTQTPTPIAEMLRSMVQARASDIHLQAGAPPTVRIDGKLKPFGSKVLLPADVEAIVRSLLNPMQQEELEYKKEMDFAYTVPGLARFRCNLLHQRGSFGLVMRVVAETIPSFEALGLPRPVMEDLASKERGLVLVTGPTGSGKSTTLAALIDHINLHFPKNIVTIEDPIEFLHKHKKSLVVQREVGVDTDSFSTGLKYAMRQDPDVILIGEMRDRETVEAAIMAAQTGHLVLSTLHTLDSVRTINRIIDFFPLHEHLQIRILLAESLLGIISQRLLPRADGQGRMLALEILLATPFVRDLIKDENKTPQIKDAMLQDNLRGMQTFDQHLVELYTQGHISLEDAEGSATSPHELKLMLTKFTGRGY; this is encoded by the coding sequence ATGAGTACCACCCAAACCCCCACTCCCATCGCTGAAATGCTGCGCAGCATGGTGCAGGCTCGAGCCTCGGATATTCATTTGCAGGCGGGGGCACCGCCCACTGTCCGCATTGACGGCAAACTCAAGCCCTTTGGAAGCAAAGTGCTTTTGCCAGCCGATGTGGAAGCCATCGTTCGCAGCTTGCTGAACCCCATGCAGCAAGAAGAACTCGAGTACAAAAAAGAAATGGACTTCGCCTATACGGTGCCGGGTCTGGCCCGTTTTCGCTGTAATTTGCTTCACCAGCGCGGCAGTTTTGGTCTGGTCATGCGGGTGGTGGCCGAAACCATCCCCAGCTTCGAGGCCCTGGGGCTGCCCCGTCCGGTCATGGAAGACCTGGCCTCCAAGGAGCGCGGCCTGGTGCTTGTTACGGGCCCTACCGGCTCGGGGAAGTCCACTACCCTGGCTGCCCTGATTGACCATATCAACCTGCACTTCCCCAAAAACATCGTCACCATCGAAGACCCCATCGAGTTTTTGCACAAACATAAGAAAAGCCTGGTGGTGCAGCGCGAGGTGGGGGTAGACACCGATTCCTTCAGTACGGGTCTCAAGTACGCCATGCGGCAAGACCCGGATGTGATTCTGATCGGCGAGATGCGCGACCGTGAAACGGTGGAGGCGGCCATCATGGCGGCCCAGACAGGCCATCTGGTGCTTTCCACCCTCCATACACTCGATTCGGTGCGCACCATCAACCGCATCATCGACTTCTTTCCCCTGCACGAGCACCTGCAAATCCGCATTCTGCTGGCCGAGTCGCTCCTGGGTATCATCTCCCAACGCTTGCTGCCCAGGGCCGACGGACAGGGGCGCATGCTGGCTTTGGAGATTTTGTTGGCCACGCCTTTTGTGCGCGACCTCATCAAAGACGAGAACAAGACGCCTCAAATCAAGGACGCTATGCTGCAGGATAACCTGCGCGGTATGCAAACCTTCGATCAGCACCTGGTAGAGCTCTATACCCAGGGCCACATCAGTCTCGAGGACGCCGAAGGCTCGGCCACCAGCCCCCACGAACTCAAGCTGATGCTGACCAAGTTTACTGGGCGCGGATACTGA
- the rsfS gene encoding ribosome silencing factor translates to MVKTIDTQTLIEHIKQALEDKKAENVVALDLTGVSDSLDYFVIATGTSQPHLQALERAVREKLQEDEGIRANKVEGPSPRWVLLDYGPVLVHLMSAEAREYYDLEGFWADAKRI, encoded by the coding sequence ATGGTCAAAACCATTGATACCCAAACGCTAATTGAGCACATCAAACAAGCCCTGGAGGACAAAAAGGCCGAGAACGTGGTTGCGCTCGACCTGACCGGTGTTTCCGACTCGCTGGACTACTTTGTGATTGCCACCGGAACCTCCCAGCCCCACCTGCAAGCCCTCGAGCGGGCCGTGCGGGAAAAGCTCCAGGAAGACGAAGGCATCCGGGCGAATAAGGTCGAGGGCCCCAGCCCTCGCTGGGTGCTGCTGGACTATGGCCCGGTGCTGGTGCACCTGATGAGCGCCGAAGCCCGCGAGTACTACGACCTGGAAGGCTTTTGGGCCGACGCAAAGCGGATATAA